Proteins encoded in a region of the Aliivibrio fischeri ATCC 7744 = JCM 18803 = DSM 507 genome:
- a CDS encoding DMT family transporter: MINILSLFTLAALWGGSFLFVRIAANPLGPAVLIEVRVAFAALTLLVVSFFLKKSLRFMSNIKHFLILGLFNSALPFLLFAYSAQVLNVSTLAILNSTAPIWGAIIGAVWTRTGLSKQVIFGLILGMIGVSVLVGWEAINIGDEAVIPIIAALTGAFSYGVATNYAKNAPSVEPFNNAHGSMWASVLLVLPLVPFMPAREEVTSDIIAAVFALGAVCTGLAYLLYFRLIKELGASSALTVTFIIPVFGILWGYLFLGETVGINAIIGTILVVIGTMFVTGFAAKFMSKKCVQ, from the coding sequence ATGATCAATATATTAAGCTTATTTACCTTAGCAGCTTTGTGGGGCGGCTCATTTTTATTTGTTAGGATTGCAGCTAATCCGTTAGGTCCTGCGGTTTTAATTGAAGTACGTGTCGCTTTTGCCGCATTGACTCTGCTTGTTGTTTCATTTTTCCTTAAAAAATCGCTACGTTTTATGTCTAATATTAAACATTTCCTTATTTTAGGTTTGTTTAATTCGGCTTTGCCTTTCTTGTTATTTGCTTATTCTGCACAAGTTTTAAATGTATCTACTTTAGCTATTCTTAACTCTACAGCCCCGATCTGGGGAGCGATTATTGGTGCTGTATGGACTCGAACTGGATTAAGTAAGCAGGTTATTTTTGGATTGATTCTCGGAATGATAGGCGTGAGTGTTTTAGTTGGATGGGAAGCGATTAATATTGGTGATGAGGCGGTTATTCCTATTATTGCAGCGTTAACTGGGGCATTTAGTTATGGTGTTGCAACCAATTACGCCAAGAATGCACCAAGCGTTGAGCCGTTTAATAACGCACACGGCAGTATGTGGGCGTCTGTATTACTTGTATTACCCCTTGTTCCTTTTATGCCTGCTAGAGAAGAAGTTACTTCAGACATTATTGCGGCTGTTTTTGCACTTGGTGCCGTGTGTACGGGATTGGCTTATTTATTGTATTTCCGACTTATTAAGGAGCTGGGTGCTTCTTCTGCTTTAACCGTAACCTTTATAATTCCTGTCTTTGGGATCTTATGGGGATATTTGTTCTTAGGAGAAACTGTAGGAATAAACGCCATTATAGGTACAATTTTAGTGGTTATTGGCACCATGTTTGTTACTGGGTTCGCTGCTAAGTTTATGTCTAAAAAATGTGTACAATAG
- a CDS encoding SDR family oxidoreductase, whose product MNQEKTIFVVIGGTSGIGEAVAQKFINENTTVHIASRSTGLDISDENAVHHYFESIGPIDHLIITAGSFAPSGKVIDVAIEEAKTAFDIKFWGSIHAAKHAARYLKPKGSITLTTGMLSRKVIANTYTKSAINAALEAVTKVLAKELAPIRVNAVSPGLTATTAYKNMDTASRESMYETAKQNLPVGNIGNASDVAMAYVLAVTNPYITGSIIDVDGGALIN is encoded by the coding sequence ATGAATCAAGAAAAAACCATTTTCGTTGTCATTGGTGGCACATCAGGTATTGGTGAAGCCGTAGCTCAAAAATTCATTAATGAAAACACAACGGTTCATATCGCAAGTCGCTCTACAGGATTAGATATTAGTGATGAAAATGCAGTCCATCACTATTTTGAATCCATTGGTCCAATTGATCACCTTATTATTACGGCAGGCTCATTTGCTCCATCAGGAAAAGTAATTGATGTTGCAATCGAAGAAGCAAAAACTGCTTTTGATATTAAATTCTGGGGATCAATCCATGCAGCAAAACACGCGGCAAGATATTTGAAACCAAAGGGTTCCATCACACTAACAACCGGTATGTTATCACGTAAAGTAATCGCAAATACCTATACAAAATCAGCAATTAACGCTGCATTAGAAGCCGTAACTAAAGTCCTAGCAAAAGAGCTAGCTCCAATTCGAGTGAATGCCGTAAGTCCAGGTCTAACTGCAACAACTGCCTATAAAAATATGGATACAGCATCTCGTGAATCTATGTATGAAACCGCAAAACAAAATCTCCCAGTAGGCAATATTGGCAATGCTTCTGATGTTGCAATGGCATATGTACTGGCAGTTACCAATCCATATATAACAGGTTCTATCATCGATGTTGATGGTGGTGCATTAATTAACTAA
- a CDS encoding 3D domain-containing protein, giving the protein MKIRFYLLAALAMTSLFGCGGGEQSLKVTASAYTSSVGETDDTPNLAAWGDTLKPGMKSIAVSRDLIEMGLTHNQEVRIEGLDGTYRVLDKMNKRWKKKIDIYMGEDVEKARQWGKKEVVIYWTVEEEK; this is encoded by the coding sequence ATGAAAATTCGCTTTTATCTTCTTGCAGCACTCGCTATGACTTCACTTTTTGGCTGCGGTGGAGGCGAACAATCTCTGAAAGTAACAGCAAGCGCATACACATCAAGTGTTGGTGAAACAGATGACACCCCGAACCTTGCAGCTTGGGGAGATACGCTTAAACCAGGAATGAAATCCATTGCTGTATCAAGAGATCTTATCGAAATGGGTCTGACTCATAATCAAGAAGTGAGAATCGAAGGGCTTGATGGTACATATCGCGTTCTTGATAAAATGAACAAGCGCTGGAAAAAGAAGATCGACATTTACATGGGTGAAGATGTTGAAAAAGCAAGACAATGGGGTAAGAAAGAAGTTGTTATCTACTGGACTGTAGAAGAAGAAAAGTAG
- a CDS encoding SulP family inorganic anion transporter — MFKNFKIDWMSNIRGDLLAGIVVALALIPEAIAFSIIAGVDPKVGLYASFSISVVIAFAGGRSGMISAATGAMALLMVTLVKEHGLEYLLAATVLTGVFQILAGYLKLGSLMRFVSRSVVTGFVNALAILIFMAQLPELTDVTWHVYAMTVAGLAIIYLFPYLPVIGKLIPSPLVCIIALTIISIWFGIDVRTVGDMGHLPDTLPIFLWPDVPLNLNTLLIVLPYSLGLAVVGLLESMMTATIVDDLTDTSSDKNGECKGQGIANIFTGFLGGMAGCAMIGQSMINIKSGGRGRLSTLSAGVFLLIMVVFLGPWLKQIPMAALVSVMIMVAIGTFSWRSITDLKKHPLSTNIVMLVTVIIVVMTHNLAIGVLVGVLLASLFFANKISRMMVIKNNSEETKSREYIVIGQVFFVSSDKFIASFDFKEVIECVTIDLSAAHFWDITSVSALDKVVVKFRREGTQVELIGMNQATKTIVDKFGVHDKPEEVEKLLAGH, encoded by the coding sequence ATGTTTAAAAATTTCAAAATTGACTGGATGTCTAATATCCGTGGTGATCTCCTTGCGGGTATCGTTGTTGCTCTTGCTTTAATCCCTGAAGCAATCGCTTTTTCTATTATCGCAGGTGTTGATCCAAAAGTTGGCTTGTATGCCTCGTTCAGTATTTCTGTTGTTATTGCGTTTGCTGGAGGTCGCTCTGGGATGATCTCCGCAGCAACAGGAGCAATGGCTTTATTAATGGTTACTCTAGTAAAAGAACACGGATTGGAGTATTTGCTTGCTGCTACAGTGTTGACTGGAGTATTTCAAATATTAGCAGGTTACTTAAAGTTAGGTAGCTTGATGCGTTTTGTATCACGATCTGTGGTTACTGGGTTTGTAAATGCGTTAGCTATATTAATCTTTATGGCACAATTACCCGAATTAACTGATGTGACATGGCATGTATATGCAATGACTGTTGCTGGTTTAGCGATTATCTATTTGTTCCCATACCTACCTGTTATCGGTAAATTAATTCCTTCCCCTTTAGTCTGTATTATCGCATTAACTATTATTAGTATTTGGTTTGGAATCGATGTTCGTACTGTAGGTGATATGGGGCATCTGCCTGATACATTGCCCATTTTCCTTTGGCCTGATGTTCCTTTAAACCTAAATACTTTATTGATTGTATTGCCATACTCACTTGGCCTAGCTGTGGTGGGATTACTAGAGTCGATGATGACAGCGACGATTGTTGATGATTTAACAGATACAAGCAGCGATAAGAACGGAGAGTGCAAAGGCCAAGGTATTGCTAATATCTTTACGGGGTTTCTTGGTGGTATGGCAGGTTGTGCGATGATCGGACAATCAATGATTAATATAAAATCTGGTGGACGTGGACGATTGTCTACGCTGTCAGCAGGTGTGTTTTTATTGATTATGGTGGTTTTTCTTGGACCTTGGTTAAAGCAAATTCCGATGGCTGCTTTGGTATCTGTGATGATCATGGTTGCGATTGGCACTTTCTCATGGCGCTCAATTACTGATTTGAAAAAGCACCCATTATCGACAAACATTGTTATGTTAGTCACAGTGATTATTGTGGTAATGACGCATAACTTAGCCATTGGGGTTTTAGTCGGTGTGTTGCTTGCTTCATTATTCTTTGCTAATAAAATCAGTAGGATGATGGTAATAAAAAATAATTCGGAAGAGACTAAATCGCGTGAATATATCGTAATAGGACAAGTGTTTTTTGTTTCATCGGATAAATTTATTGCTTCCTTTGATTTTAAAGAAGTGATCGAATGTGTGACGATTGATTTATCGGCGGCTCATTTTTGGGATATCACCTCGGTATCAGCCTTGGATAAAGTGGTGGTCAAGTTCCGCAGAGAAGGGACGCAAGTAGAGCTTATTGGAATGAACCAAGCAACCAAGACTATTGTTGATAAATTTGGTGTGCATGATAAACCTGAAGAAGTTGAAAAACTATTGGCCGGACATTAA
- a CDS encoding NRAMP family divalent metal transporter, whose product MEPSCTQNGMKPKLKISDLSRSLGPGIMMAAAAVGGSHLVASTKAGAIYGWEMLLLILAVNLLKYPFFRAGVQYTLGTGDSIIQGYHKLGRGYLWVFLVLSAISAVVNTAALLLFSASLLGYFLPFDLSLNVLSGIVLIICITILFAGHFKALDKLSKLIMATLTIATTIALGVAFSNGSVAPTDYQGPSVWSIASIGFLVITMGWMPAPIEISSITSMWLKRQCQTQKVTPQSALFDFNVGYIGTAILAVVFLSLGALVLYGSGIEFKASGIGFSHQLVGIYAATIGEWSRYLIAVIAFFCIFGSTITVIDGYSRAVSEAQLLLQRKPLNQPKHYNSWVMIVSVLAITIVTLFISSLMSMLDFAMIMAFITTPIFAALNYILVTKTELPDELKMGTKLKALSIVGLIYLFGFLAIFVWWKWLM is encoded by the coding sequence ATGGAACCGTCTTGTACACAAAATGGCATGAAGCCAAAATTAAAAATAAGTGACCTTTCTCGGTCGTTAGGCCCAGGCATTATGATGGCCGCTGCGGCTGTTGGTGGTTCTCACTTGGTTGCATCAACTAAGGCTGGAGCAATCTATGGATGGGAAATGTTGCTGCTAATTCTTGCGGTTAATTTGCTGAAATACCCATTCTTCAGAGCTGGAGTTCAATATACCCTTGGTACTGGAGACAGTATCATTCAAGGTTATCATAAATTAGGACGAGGTTATTTATGGGTGTTTTTAGTATTAAGTGCAATTTCAGCTGTCGTTAATACCGCTGCTTTATTGTTATTTAGTGCAAGTTTATTAGGCTATTTTTTACCTTTTGATCTCTCTTTAAATGTGTTGTCTGGTATTGTTCTCATTATTTGTATAACAATATTATTTGCAGGACATTTTAAAGCCTTAGATAAATTGTCTAAATTAATTATGGCCACATTAACGATTGCGACAACGATAGCCTTAGGTGTTGCGTTTTCTAATGGATCTGTTGCTCCTACTGATTATCAAGGTCCTTCGGTTTGGTCAATTGCGTCTATTGGATTTTTAGTTATTACGATGGGGTGGATGCCTGCACCTATCGAAATTTCAAGTATCACATCTATGTGGTTAAAGCGTCAGTGTCAAACTCAAAAGGTAACACCACAATCTGCCTTGTTTGATTTTAATGTTGGTTATATTGGAACCGCGATTCTTGCTGTTGTTTTTTTATCTTTAGGGGCTTTGGTGTTATATGGTTCGGGAATTGAATTTAAAGCATCAGGCATTGGTTTTTCCCATCAGTTAGTGGGAATTTATGCTGCAACAATAGGTGAATGGTCACGTTATTTGATAGCAGTTATCGCTTTTTTCTGTATTTTTGGAAGTACCATTACAGTGATTGATGGCTATTCAAGAGCGGTATCGGAAGCTCAATTATTACTACAGCGTAAACCATTAAATCAGCCAAAACACTATAATTCTTGGGTCATGATTGTTTCTGTATTGGCGATTACCATTGTTACTTTGTTTATTTCTTCTTTAATGAGTATGTTAGATTTTGCAATGATCATGGCGTTTATCACAACACCGATTTTTGCTGCTCTGAATTATATTTTAGTAACAAAAACGGAATTGCCAGATGAACTAAAAATGGGAACAAAATTAAAAGCGTTATCCATTGTTGGTTTGATCTATTTATTTGGATTTTTAGCTATTTTTGTTTGGTGGAAATGGCTGATGTAA
- a CDS encoding alkene reductase — MKTLFEKTHLKNITLQNRIVMAPMTRARTSQPGNIPNDMMATYYKQRATAGLIISEATQISDDSQGYSFTPGVYTDEHVKGWQSVTNATHKEGAAIFCQLWHVGRVSHPTFQKGELPIAPSALAPVETKVWISDKEGNGNMVDCIQPRAMNQDDINRVIQDFAYSAKRAIEAGFDGVEIHGGNGYLIDQFLRTNSNHRTDKYGDTRENRIRFLLEVVDAVSKEIDSDKVGVRLAPFITFKDMDCPDIVPTILDASRELQSRNIAYLHLSEADWDDAPIIPENFRIELRKLFTNTIIVAGSYTQERANEILNKGYADLVAFGRPFISNPDLVSRLKNNYELAALDGSTLFGGNEKGYIDYPVYSENL, encoded by the coding sequence ATGAAAACATTATTTGAAAAAACACATTTAAAAAATATCACATTACAAAATCGAATAGTAATGGCTCCAATGACTCGTGCTCGCACAAGCCAACCCGGTAATATTCCAAATGACATGATGGCAACTTATTACAAACAACGTGCAACTGCCGGTCTCATTATTTCCGAAGCTACTCAAATTTCAGATGACTCTCAAGGTTATTCATTTACTCCAGGTGTTTATACTGATGAGCATGTTAAAGGATGGCAATCTGTCACTAACGCAACTCATAAAGAAGGGGCTGCGATATTCTGTCAATTATGGCATGTAGGTCGTGTATCTCATCCTACTTTCCAAAAAGGAGAACTACCTATTGCACCATCTGCTCTTGCTCCTGTAGAAACCAAAGTATGGATCTCTGATAAAGAAGGCAATGGCAATATGGTTGATTGTATTCAACCACGAGCAATGAACCAAGATGATATTAACCGTGTTATTCAAGATTTCGCCTATTCAGCTAAACGAGCAATCGAAGCGGGTTTCGATGGTGTTGAAATTCACGGAGGAAATGGATATTTGATTGATCAATTTCTTCGTACCAATTCAAATCATCGCACAGATAAATATGGAGATACTCGAGAGAATCGTATTCGCTTTCTACTTGAAGTTGTTGATGCGGTAAGTAAAGAAATTGATTCCGATAAAGTTGGAGTTCGCCTTGCTCCATTTATCACATTTAAAGACATGGATTGCCCAGATATCGTACCCACAATTCTTGATGCATCAAGAGAGTTGCAATCGCGTAATATTGCTTACTTGCATTTATCTGAAGCCGATTGGGACGATGCACCGATTATTCCTGAAAACTTTCGTATTGAACTAAGAAAACTGTTCACCAATACGATCATAGTCGCTGGTAGTTACACACAAGAACGCGCCAATGAAATCCTCAACAAAGGCTATGCTGACCTTGTAGCTTTTGGCCGTCCATTCATATCCAATCCAGACTTAGTATCACGCCTAAAAAACAATTATGAGCTAGCAGCACTAGACGGTAGTACTTTATTTGGCGGTAATGAGAAAGGTTATATTGATTACCCAGTCTACAGTGAAAATCTGTAA
- a CDS encoding MFS transporter — MNQEKMPFQVWILTLAAFAIGTAEFVIAGILPQIATSLSITEGQAGYLISAYALAIVIGGPILTIYLARFNKKVVLTGLMTLFIIGNILSALAPNYHLLLLSRVIAGLVQGPFYGIGAVVATNLVSEKMAGRAVGQMFAGLTLANVLGVPAGTWIGLEFGWHVTFCVVATFGAIAMLSIFTSIKSTGHGEAKDIKTQLMAFKNPMLLISLAITALSWSGFMTLYGYLAPIAMHITGYGESAVTWILVIVGFGLIIGNTLGGRSSDKNLNKASMFWAIAMVVSLIAVGLTIDNKLLFVVAAFIFGVASFANVPAMQLRVMNHGGEGQELAATANISAFNLANAFGGFLGGMVLDSQLGASMIPFAAIIVPIIGLLFIAKANRNEKSIKTSTPTFAN, encoded by the coding sequence ATGAATCAAGAAAAAATGCCATTTCAAGTTTGGATACTCACATTAGCCGCATTCGCAATTGGTACTGCTGAATTTGTTATTGCAGGCATCCTACCTCAAATTGCAACCTCTCTTTCCATTACAGAAGGTCAAGCAGGCTACTTAATTAGTGCTTATGCATTAGCTATTGTTATTGGTGGTCCCATCCTAACCATCTATTTAGCTCGATTTAATAAAAAGGTCGTGTTAACGGGATTGATGACACTCTTTATCATCGGAAACATCTTGTCTGCATTAGCACCAAATTACCACCTATTGCTACTGAGTCGTGTCATAGCAGGATTAGTTCAAGGCCCCTTTTATGGTATCGGCGCTGTTGTTGCAACCAATTTAGTATCAGAAAAAATGGCTGGTAGAGCGGTAGGTCAAATGTTTGCAGGCTTAACCCTTGCCAACGTTCTCGGTGTTCCTGCTGGTACTTGGATTGGTCTAGAGTTCGGATGGCACGTTACCTTTTGTGTAGTAGCTACATTTGGTGCTATTGCCATGCTCTCAATTTTCACATCAATAAAATCAACTGGTCATGGTGAAGCTAAAGACATAAAAACTCAGCTTATGGCATTCAAAAATCCAATGTTACTTATCAGCTTAGCTATTACTGCATTATCGTGGTCGGGTTTTATGACTCTTTATGGCTACCTTGCACCAATTGCAATGCACATTACTGGCTATGGTGAATCAGCAGTTACATGGATTCTCGTTATTGTTGGATTTGGTCTTATTATTGGTAATACCTTAGGTGGTCGTTCTTCAGACAAAAACTTAAATAAGGCCTCTATGTTTTGGGCTATTGCAATGGTCGTATCTTTAATCGCTGTTGGCCTGACAATCGATAATAAACTTCTTTTCGTTGTGGCTGCATTTATCTTTGGTGTTGCCTCCTTCGCTAACGTACCAGCAATGCAACTTCGTGTAATGAATCACGGCGGCGAAGGACAAGAACTCGCTGCGACAGCAAATATTTCAGCTTTTAACTTAGCAAATGCATTTGGAGGATTCCTTGGTGGAATGGTGCTTGATAGTCAACTTGGAGCAAGCATGATCCCTTTTGCTGCCATCATTGTTCCTATTATCGGCTTGCTGTTTATCGCAAAGGCTAATCGTAATGAAAAATCAATAAAAACATCGACACCAACATTCGCTAATTAA
- a CDS encoding universal stress protein, whose amino-acid sequence MKNIIACIDGSPTTLATCEASAWVASKINAPLILLHALDKTMRPVVSEFSGQIGLGSQEELLNELAELDEARSKVALKHGKKLLEEAAEWVMREGIDNVEQLQRHGSLVESLIDLENQLRVLVIGKLGEDQSSNKTIGSQIESIIRSIKSHTLVVTSPFSIPTSYLIAFDGSPTSEKLIEKAINTPLLSGLECHLVMVDDFAAKSAAFEKAAIKLKNAGLNVHEDILSGSVDDALLKYQKDHQIGMMVMGAYGHSTLRQFFLGSHTTKVLIKSEVPLLLIR is encoded by the coding sequence ATGAAAAATATAATAGCTTGTATTGACGGTTCCCCGACAACCCTCGCAACATGTGAAGCGAGTGCATGGGTTGCATCTAAGATTAATGCTCCGCTTATCTTATTACATGCTCTTGATAAAACGATGAGACCGGTTGTGAGCGAATTCTCCGGTCAAATAGGATTAGGCAGCCAAGAAGAATTACTTAATGAGCTTGCCGAATTGGATGAAGCCCGCAGTAAAGTGGCACTCAAGCATGGAAAAAAATTGCTAGAAGAGGCTGCTGAATGGGTAATGAGAGAAGGCATTGATAATGTTGAGCAATTACAACGTCATGGAAGCTTAGTTGAAAGTCTGATTGATTTAGAAAACCAACTCAGAGTATTGGTTATTGGTAAACTAGGAGAAGATCAGAGCAGTAATAAGACGATAGGTTCTCAAATTGAGAGTATCATTCGTTCTATTAAATCTCATACATTAGTAGTTACTTCCCCATTTTCTATTCCAACGTCTTATCTGATTGCTTTTGATGGCAGTCCAACGAGTGAAAAACTGATTGAAAAAGCGATTAATACGCCTTTGCTTTCTGGATTAGAGTGTCATTTAGTGATGGTGGATGACTTTGCGGCAAAGAGTGCGGCTTTTGAGAAAGCGGCGATTAAATTAAAAAATGCAGGACTTAATGTGCATGAAGACATACTGTCAGGTTCTGTTGATGATGCGTTATTGAAGTACCAGAAAGATCATCAAATTGGCATGATGGTGATGGGGGCTTATGGTCATTCAACGTTAAGACAGTTTTTTTTAGGAAGTCATACAACCAAGGTATTAATAAAAAGTGAAGTACCTTTATTGTTAATACGTTAA
- a CDS encoding PhoX family protein codes for MNKFVEKESDFSNMVNARLSRRGFLMGTAAAGAGAFLALNPVAKAIAGNMNSALLNFEAIPTSTSDSIVLPKGYSWNTLMSWGDPIFANAPQFNPNGKQDSKAQALQFGDNTDGMSVFPLSSDRAILAVNNEYTNYEFLFAHQGKNMTADDVAKAQAAVGVTIVEIVRKNDQWTMDSAGKANRRITANTEMEVTGPAAGHDLLKTKADPTGKKVLGTFNNCANGETPWGTYLTCEENFNDFFGSEQNTTLTPDDKRYGIKVKQSEYQWHNFDDRFDVAKNPNEPNRFGWVVEIDPNDPTSTPLKRTALGRFKHENAALIVNNDGHVVVYLGDDERGEHLYKFVSKGKYQEGNNRANRNLLEEGTLYVAKFAMKDDKLEGEGQWLELAYGKNGLTKENGFNSQAEVMIFARRAATQVGATTMDRPEWVAVHPDKKHVFCTLTNNKYRGVKEGQDVDGVNPRAENHYGQIVRWEPTNGNHVSNTFQWDLYVIAGNPTVHKDSLYAGSDNINKDNMFNSPDGIGFDKAGRLWIQTDGNYSNKGDFAGQGNNQMLCGDPNTGEVRRFLTGPIGCEITGLTFSEDQKTMFVGVQHPSGHFPQGGNSKPRSTIVMITKDNGGVIGS; via the coding sequence ATGAATAAATTTGTAGAAAAAGAATCTGATTTTAGCAATATGGTGAATGCTCGTTTATCTCGTCGAGGTTTCTTGATGGGAACAGCTGCGGCAGGTGCTGGCGCTTTTTTGGCGTTAAACCCAGTAGCAAAAGCAATTGCAGGTAATATGAATAGTGCACTATTAAACTTTGAAGCCATTCCTACCTCTACAAGTGACTCTATTGTGCTTCCTAAAGGTTACAGTTGGAATACATTGATGTCTTGGGGAGATCCTATTTTTGCTAATGCTCCGCAATTTAATCCAAATGGAAAGCAGGATTCAAAAGCGCAAGCACTGCAATTTGGTGATAATACTGACGGTATGAGTGTATTTCCATTATCAAGCGATCGGGCGATTCTCGCGGTGAATAATGAATACACTAATTATGAATTTTTGTTTGCTCACCAAGGTAAAAACATGACCGCGGATGATGTAGCTAAAGCACAAGCAGCTGTGGGTGTAACTATTGTTGAAATCGTCAGAAAGAACGATCAATGGACGATGGATTCAGCTGGTAAAGCAAATCGTCGTATAACCGCAAATACTGAAATGGAAGTGACAGGTCCTGCTGCAGGTCATGATTTACTAAAAACCAAAGCCGATCCTACTGGTAAAAAGGTGTTAGGTACCTTTAATAATTGTGCAAATGGCGAAACGCCTTGGGGTACTTATTTAACATGTGAAGAGAATTTTAATGATTTCTTTGGTTCAGAACAAAATACAACATTAACGCCTGATGATAAGCGTTACGGTATTAAAGTAAAGCAGAGTGAATATCAGTGGCATAATTTTGATGATCGTTTTGATGTTGCGAAAAACCCAAATGAACCGAATCGCTTTGGTTGGGTGGTTGAAATTGATCCAAATGATCCAACTTCAACGCCATTAAAACGAACGGCACTAGGTCGATTTAAACATGAGAATGCTGCATTGATCGTAAATAATGATGGTCACGTTGTGGTGTATCTTGGTGATGACGAACGTGGTGAACACCTTTATAAGTTCGTATCAAAAGGAAAATACCAAGAAGGGAATAACAGAGCAAATCGTAATCTTCTTGAAGAAGGCACCTTATATGTTGCTAAATTTGCAATGAAAGACGATAAGTTAGAAGGTGAGGGTCAGTGGCTAGAGCTGGCTTATGGTAAAAATGGATTAACCAAAGAGAATGGGTTTAATAGCCAAGCTGAAGTGATGATTTTTGCTCGTCGTGCGGCAACGCAAGTAGGGGCTACGACAATGGATAGACCTGAATGGGTTGCGGTTCATCCTGATAAAAAGCATGTGTTTTGTACTCTAACCAATAATAAATATCGAGGTGTAAAAGAAGGCCAAGACGTTGATGGAGTAAACCCTCGAGCTGAAAATCATTATGGTCAAATTGTGCGCTGGGAACCAACGAATGGCAATCATGTTAGCAATACGTTCCAGTGGGATTTATACGTAATTGCGGGTAATCCAACGGTTCATAAAGATAGCTTGTACGCTGGCAGTGATAACATCAATAAAGATAATATGTTTAATAGCCCTGATGGTATTGGGTTTGATAAAGCTGGACGTTTATGGATTCAAACTGATGGTAATTACTCAAACAAAGGAGACTTTGCGGGACAAGGTAATAATCAGATGTTGTGCGGTGATCCTAATACTGGAGAAGTGCGTCGCTTCTTAACTGGTCCAATTGGTTGTGAAATTACGGGATTAACTTTCTCTGAAGATCAGAAGACGATGTTTGTTGGTGTTCAACACCCATCTGGACATTTCCCACAAGGTGGAAACAGTAAGCCTCGGTCAACGATTGTGATGATCACCAAAGATAACGGCGGCGTGATCGGCAGTTAG
- a CDS encoding GNAT family N-acetyltransferase, with the protein MIIENVLPKDYAEMLSVWENSVRATHDFISDEDIEFFKPIIMEHAFPSVTLRCIKNNNDAILGFIGVLNQKIEMLFILNETRGEGIGTVLLTYAVNELNAESVDVNEQNPQAVGFYQHMGFKVESRSELDDMGKPFPILHMKL; encoded by the coding sequence ATGATTATCGAAAATGTGCTTCCTAAAGACTATGCAGAAATGCTGTCTGTTTGGGAAAATTCAGTCCGAGCAACTCATGACTTTATTAGTGATGAAGATATTGAGTTTTTTAAACCTATTATCATGGAGCATGCGTTTCCTTCAGTAACTTTGCGTTGTATAAAGAATAATAATGATGCGATTCTTGGTTTTATCGGTGTACTAAATCAAAAAATTGAAATGCTATTTATTCTAAATGAAACAAGAGGAGAAGGAATTGGAACAGTCTTGTTAACCTATGCAGTGAATGAGCTGAATGCCGAGAGTGTGGATGTTAATGAACAAAATCCACAAGCTGTTGGCTTTTATCAACATATGGGGTTTAAAGTTGAATCTCGCTCTGAACTTGATGATATGGGAAAACCATTTCCAATCTTACACATGAAGTTATAA